One stretch of Rhodoferax lithotrophicus DNA includes these proteins:
- a CDS encoding MFS transporter yields the protein MTKKGQALSVLIVSTFAFTVCFMVWMMFAVIGIPIKKALDLNSTQSGLLMAMPVLTGSLIRVPLGIWTDKFGGRIVFAVLMTCTVPAIWMMTYATAYWHYLVIGLFVGLAGGSFSVGTPYVARWFPKKQQGFAMGIFGMGNAGSAVNKFVAPALVVGFGWTMVPKVYAMIMLGTVILFWLFSHSDPAHHAAKQVPFLAQLKALKDPTVFKYCQYYSIVFGGYVALSLWMVQYYVGEFGLDIRTAALLAACFSLPGGVLRAVGGWLSDKYGAHSMTWWVLWISWICLFLLSYPQTDLTITTVSGPQTFHIGLNVYLFTILMFTLGVAWAFGKASVFKYISDDYPHNIGAVSGIVGLAGGMGGFLLPIMFGGLMDLTGIRSSAFMLMYGVVWVSLIWMYWTEVRNKDYMGSRAKATALQH from the coding sequence ATGACCAAGAAAGGGCAAGCCCTGTCTGTGCTGATCGTCAGCACCTTCGCCTTCACCGTGTGTTTTATGGTGTGGATGATGTTTGCAGTGATCGGCATTCCGATCAAAAAAGCGTTGGATCTCAACTCAACCCAGTCCGGTTTGTTGATGGCCATGCCAGTGCTGACCGGCTCGCTGATTCGCGTGCCGCTGGGCATCTGGACAGACAAGTTTGGCGGGCGCATTGTGTTTGCCGTGTTGATGACCTGTACCGTGCCCGCCATCTGGATGATGACTTACGCCACCGCCTATTGGCACTACCTGGTGATTGGCCTGTTTGTCGGCCTGGCAGGCGGATCGTTCTCGGTGGGCACGCCTTATGTGGCCCGCTGGTTCCCCAAAAAACAGCAAGGCTTTGCCATGGGTATCTTCGGCATGGGGAATGCTGGCTCGGCAGTCAACAAATTTGTGGCCCCCGCTCTGGTGGTGGGTTTTGGCTGGACCATGGTGCCCAAGGTGTACGCCATGATCATGTTGGGCACGGTGATTCTGTTCTGGTTGTTTTCACACAGTGACCCGGCCCACCACGCCGCCAAGCAGGTGCCCTTCTTGGCACAACTCAAAGCCCTGAAAGACCCCACCGTCTTCAAATATTGCCAGTACTACAGCATCGTGTTTGGCGGCTACGTGGCCTTGTCGTTGTGGATGGTGCAGTACTACGTGGGTGAGTTTGGTCTGGATATCCGCACCGCCGCTTTGCTGGCCGCCTGTTTCTCATTACCCGGCGGTGTCTTGCGTGCCGTGGGTGGATGGCTGTCTGACAAATACGGTGCACATTCAATGACCTGGTGGGTGTTGTGGATCAGCTGGATCTGCCTGTTTTTGCTGAGCTACCCGCAAACCGACCTCACCATTACAACGGTAAGCGGACCGCAGACTTTCCATATCGGGCTGAACGTTTATTTATTCACCATTCTGATGTTCACCCTGGGGGTGGCCTGGGCCTTTGGCAAAGCCAGTGTCTTCAAGTACATCAGCGATGACTACCCCCACAACATTGGTGCCGTCAGCGGCATTGTGGGTCTGGCCGGTGGCATGGGCGGCTTCTTGTTGCCCATCATGTTTGGCGGCTTGATGGATCTGACCGGTATCCGCTCCAGCGCCTTCATGCTGATGTACGGTGTGGTCTGGGTCTCGCTGATCTGGATGTACTGGACCGAAGTGCGCAACAAAGACTACATGGGCTCCCGGGCGAAAGCCACTGCCCTGCAACACTGA
- a CDS encoding MFS transporter: protein MSTPKASGADIATWQPEDEKFWEKTGKKIAYRNLWISIPSLLCGFAVWGMWGIITVQMLNLGFPFTQAELFTLTAISGLAGATMRIPASFLIRIAGGRNTILVTTAMLLAPAIGTGIVLQHKEWPLWTFQLMALWSGVGGGNFASSMSNISTFFPKRLQGTALGLNAGLGNFGVTTMQVVIPLVMTMSLFGSWGGESMALVKDSGWIFGKIAAGTPTWIQNAGFAWVLSLVPLSVLCFFGMNNLKTVSPNTGNLVVAFFKITWLYTLSFVPAAVGLYLYLPKPTGLGLLNMWLAMPLIIVSSLMVLKVTAFGEMKDNITKQFAIFSNKHTWVLTALYLVTFGSFIGFALALPLAITVIFGVNHIPDANGVMQHTLKNPNAPSALTYAWIGPFVGALTRPIGGWISDKVGGSIVTQIISVIMVGASVGVGYVMMQAYGSATPEQYFSTFMWLFVLLFAATGVGNGSTFRTVGMIFDRQQAGPVLGWTSAVAAYGAFIAPVVIGAQIKAGTPQTAMYGFAIFYALCLVLNWWFYLRADSEIRNP, encoded by the coding sequence ATGAGCACTCCAAAAGCATCGGGCGCTGACATCGCCACCTGGCAACCTGAAGACGAAAAATTTTGGGAAAAAACCGGTAAAAAAATTGCCTACCGCAACCTGTGGATCTCCATTCCAAGCCTGTTATGCGGCTTTGCCGTCTGGGGCATGTGGGGCATCATCACGGTGCAAATGCTTAATCTGGGCTTTCCGTTCACTCAGGCGGAACTGTTCACACTGACCGCCATTTCAGGCCTGGCGGGGGCCACCATGCGTATTCCTGCATCATTTTTGATTCGCATCGCAGGTGGTCGCAATACCATCCTGGTAACAACGGCCATGCTGTTGGCCCCGGCGATTGGCACCGGCATCGTGTTGCAGCACAAAGAATGGCCACTGTGGACCTTTCAACTGATGGCCCTCTGGTCAGGTGTGGGTGGCGGCAATTTCGCCAGCTCCATGTCCAACATCAGCACCTTCTTCCCCAAGCGCCTGCAAGGTACCGCGTTGGGATTGAATGCGGGTCTGGGCAATTTTGGCGTCACCACCATGCAAGTGGTGATCCCACTGGTGATGACCATGAGTTTGTTTGGCAGCTGGGGCGGTGAGTCCATGGCGCTGGTGAAGGACAGCGGCTGGATTTTCGGAAAAATCGCCGCAGGCACGCCCACCTGGATTCAAAACGCGGGCTTCGCCTGGGTGTTGTCCCTGGTGCCGCTGTCCGTTTTGTGCTTTTTTGGCATGAACAACCTGAAAACAGTGTCCCCCAACACCGGCAACCTGGTGGTGGCCTTCTTCAAAATCACCTGGCTCTACACCTTGTCGTTTGTGCCCGCAGCGGTGGGCTTGTACTTGTACCTGCCCAAGCCGACCGGGCTGGGCTTGCTCAACATGTGGCTGGCCATGCCGCTCATCATTGTGAGCAGTTTGATGGTGCTCAAAGTCACCGCGTTTGGTGAGATGAAAGACAACATCACCAAACAATTCGCCATTTTCAGCAACAAACACACCTGGGTTCTCACCGCGTTGTATTTGGTCACTTTTGGCTCCTTCATTGGTTTTGCTCTGGCCCTGCCCTTGGCCATCACTGTGATTTTTGGGGTTAACCACATTCCAGATGCCAACGGTGTCATGCAGCACACACTGAAAAATCCGAATGCACCGTCGGCCTTGACTTACGCCTGGATCGGGCCTTTTGTCGGCGCATTGACACGCCCCATCGGCGGCTGGATCTCGGACAAAGTGGGTGGCTCCATCGTGACTCAAATCATCTCGGTGATCATGGTCGGTGCCTCGGTAGGTGTGGGTTACGTGATGATGCAAGCCTACGGTTCGGCCACGCCTGAGCAGTATTTCTCCACCTTCATGTGGTTGTTTGTCTTGCTGTTTGCCGCCACCGGTGTCGGCAATGGTTCCACCTTCCGTACCGTGGGCATGATTTTTGACCGCCAGCAAGCTGGCCCGGTACTGGGCTGGACTTCCGCCGTGGCGGCTTACGGTGCTTTCATTGCCCCAGTGGTGATCGGTGCGCAAATCAAGGCGGGCACACCCCAAACCGCCATGTATGGTTTTGCCATCTTCTACGCCCTGTGTCTGGTGCTGAACTGGTGGTTTTACCTGCGTGCAGACTCAGAAATCAGGAACCCTTGA